From the Sphingomonas suaedae genome, one window contains:
- the tolQ gene encoding protein TolQ has translation MDWFVNLDASAMSPLGLFMQADWVVKAVMIGLLLASIWTWGIIFSLRGRVGKVRKAADKFEHDYRKSDDIDAFHRLHGDEDHPVARVFAAGVTEWRRSTGGRTLDKDGTRERLATTMGAAVALEIDRLSDRLNILATVGAVAPFVGLFGTVWGIMRSFTAIATAQNTSLAVVAPGIAEALFATAIGLFAAIPAVIAYNRFSHGIDRVEARLNRFADGFHATLSRQLDSAPTSGKPVL, from the coding sequence ATGGACTGGTTCGTAAATCTCGACGCTTCGGCGATGTCGCCGCTCGGCCTGTTCATGCAGGCCGATTGGGTGGTGAAGGCGGTGATGATCGGCCTGTTGCTCGCCAGCATCTGGACCTGGGGCATCATCTTCTCGCTGCGCGGGCGCGTCGGAAAGGTGCGCAAGGCGGCCGACAAGTTCGAGCATGACTATCGCAAGAGCGACGATATCGATGCCTTTCACCGGCTGCATGGCGACGAGGACCATCCGGTCGCGCGCGTCTTTGCCGCGGGCGTGACCGAATGGCGCCGCTCGACCGGCGGGCGCACGCTCGACAAGGACGGGACGCGCGAGCGGCTGGCGACGACGATGGGCGCCGCCGTGGCGCTGGAGATCGACCGGCTGTCGGACCGGCTCAACATCCTCGCCACTGTCGGCGCGGTGGCGCCGTTCGTCGGCCTGTTCGGCACCGTGTGGGGAATCATGCGCAGCTTCACCGCGATCGCCACCGCGCAGAACACCTCGCTCGCCGTCGTGGCGCCGGGCATCGCCGAGGCGCTGTTCGCGACTGCGATCGGTCTGTTCGCCGCCATTCCCGCGGTGATCGCCTATAACCGCTTCAGCCACGGCATCGACCGGGTCGAGGCGCGGCTCAATCGCTTCGCCGACGGCTTCCACGCGACCTTGAGCCGCCAGCTCGACAGCGCGCCGACGAGCGGCAAGCCGGTACTCTGA
- a CDS encoding S1/P1 nuclease has protein sequence MIRSLLAALALAASLIATPALAYWEWGHETVATIAYKNVKPETRRAIDRLLARQGLLETPTCPAKTLEQASIWADCIKPLGARFSYAYNWHYQNVNICKPFTLKGNCPDGNCVSAQIERGVKLLQDKDVPVREKVMALAFLTHFVGDLHQPLHAGDKGDLGGNRARTDYGIYGPERLNLHSITDGWLAERAISTPPALTIVYPEEERARESAGTVEDWSRENWQAAHMAYEAAFDGDPCRADLPARGKLDDADIEKLVPMMRAQIKRGGLRLARLLDEAFGPPPPEQPRR, from the coding sequence ATGATTCGCTCCCTCCTCGCCGCACTGGCGCTCGCCGCCAGCCTGATCGCCACGCCCGCCCTCGCGTACTGGGAATGGGGCCACGAGACCGTGGCGACCATCGCGTACAAGAATGTGAAGCCCGAGACGCGGCGCGCGATCGACCGGCTGCTCGCGCGGCAGGGGCTGCTTGAGACGCCGACCTGTCCGGCGAAGACGCTGGAACAGGCGAGCATCTGGGCGGACTGCATCAAGCCGCTCGGCGCGCGGTTCAGCTATGCCTATAACTGGCACTATCAGAATGTGAACATCTGCAAGCCCTTCACGCTCAAGGGCAATTGCCCCGACGGCAATTGCGTGTCGGCGCAGATCGAGCGCGGCGTGAAGCTGTTGCAGGACAAGGACGTGCCGGTGCGCGAAAAGGTGATGGCGCTCGCTTTCCTCACCCATTTCGTGGGCGATCTGCACCAGCCGCTGCACGCCGGCGACAAGGGCGATCTGGGCGGCAACCGCGCGCGGACCGATTATGGCATCTACGGCCCGGAGCGACTGAACCTGCACAGCATCACGGACGGCTGGCTGGCCGAGCGCGCCATCTCCACCCCGCCGGCGCTGACCATCGTCTATCCCGAGGAGGAGCGGGCGCGGGAAAGCGCGGGGACGGTCGAGGACTGGAGCCGCGAGAACTGGCAGGCGGCGCACATGGCCTATGAAGCGGCGTTCGACGGCGATCCGTGCCGTGCGGACCTCCCCGCGCGGGGCAAGCTCGACGATGCCGATATCGAGAAGCTGGTCCCGATGATGCGCGCGCAGATCAAGCGCGGCGGGCTGCGGCTGGCGCGCTTGCTCGACGAGGCGTTCGGTCCGCCGCCGCCGGAGCAGCCCAGGCGCTGA
- the ybgC gene encoding tol-pal system-associated acyl-CoA thioesterase, with the protein MTAQIDQPVAGRFDGIEHRFPIRVYFEDTDLSGVVYHANYLRFMERARSDMLRCAGIDQRAAHEAGEGVYVVRNLAIRYVAPARLDDALCVVSRVMRVRAASVDIHQRVMRGGELLTQADVEAAFVAPSGRAKRQPADWVKAFLPLVWNGN; encoded by the coding sequence GTGACCGCCCAGATCGACCAGCCCGTCGCCGGCCGTTTCGACGGCATCGAGCATCGCTTCCCGATTCGTGTCTATTTTGAGGACACCGACCTGTCGGGGGTGGTCTATCACGCCAATTATCTGCGGTTCATGGAACGTGCGCGGTCCGATATGCTGCGCTGCGCCGGGATCGACCAGCGCGCGGCGCATGAGGCGGGAGAAGGCGTCTATGTCGTCCGCAATCTCGCAATTCGTTATGTCGCACCCGCGCGGCTCGACGATGCGTTGTGTGTGGTCAGCCGGGTGATGCGCGTGCGTGCGGCATCGGTCGATATTCATCAACGAGTCATGCGCGGCGGGGAATTGCTGACCCAGGCGGATGTCGAGGCCGCGTTCGTGGCGCCATCGGGGCGCGCGAAACGGCAACCGGCAGACTGGGTCAAGGCGTTCTTGCCGCTCGTGTGGAATGGAAATTAG
- a CDS encoding DUF5996 family protein, whose translation MPNHWSELDYLGWRETCSALHLYLQVAGKYRLAHTPWINHSWHATFYVTPRGLTSSLIADGPGIEILFDLHDHQVVGTSGDGRIASFSLRPMTVAEFHGDFCRLVSELGGTPRFDGTPNEVPNPVPFGEDHRDRPYDRDAVQRFHQALVSIDRVFKTFRTSFLGKCSPVHLFWGSFDMAVTRFSGRRAPLHGGGIPALPDDVAQEAYDREVSSAGFWPGGGGIDYPAFYAYAYPAPHGFRSAPVQPDAAFWHEGMSEFILPYEAVQAAEDGDAALLAFLQSTYEAAADLGQWDRDLLECGLGRPAIVRPTDALTPPDKRKLPEEPVLREDGPSKGRYHMTVDGVEAEMTYSRAGDTLVIIDHTDVPDALRGRRVGERMVRQAIEDARREGFAIIPLCPFAKATIDRHPELQDVLRR comes from the coding sequence ATGCCCAACCATTGGTCCGAACTCGACTATCTCGGCTGGCGCGAAACATGCTCCGCGCTGCATCTTTATTTGCAGGTGGCCGGCAAATATCGGCTGGCGCATACCCCGTGGATCAATCATTCCTGGCACGCGACCTTCTATGTCACGCCGCGCGGACTGACTTCCTCGCTCATCGCCGATGGACCGGGGATCGAAATCCTGTTCGACCTTCACGACCATCAGGTCGTCGGAACGAGCGGAGACGGTCGAATCGCCTCCTTTTCCCTGCGTCCCATGACAGTCGCGGAGTTCCACGGCGATTTCTGCCGCTTGGTCTCCGAACTCGGCGGCACCCCGCGCTTCGACGGGACGCCCAACGAAGTCCCCAATCCGGTGCCGTTCGGCGAGGATCATCGCGACCGCCCCTATGATCGCGATGCGGTCCAGCGTTTTCATCAGGCGCTGGTCTCGATCGATCGGGTGTTCAAGACATTCCGGACATCGTTCCTGGGCAAATGCAGCCCCGTCCACCTGTTCTGGGGCAGCTTCGACATGGCCGTCACGCGCTTTTCGGGTCGCAGGGCGCCGCTGCACGGGGGCGGCATCCCGGCATTGCCCGACGATGTCGCGCAGGAGGCCTATGATCGCGAAGTCTCGTCCGCAGGCTTCTGGCCGGGCGGCGGCGGCATCGACTATCCGGCCTTCTACGCCTATGCCTATCCCGCGCCCCATGGCTTTCGATCCGCGCCGGTCCAGCCCGACGCGGCGTTCTGGCACGAGGGGATGTCCGAGTTCATTCTACCCTATGAAGCGGTCCAGGCGGCGGAGGACGGCGATGCAGCACTCCTCGCCTTCCTCCAGTCGACCTATGAAGCGGCCGCCGATCTCGGCCAGTGGGACCGCGATCTGCTGGAATGCGGGCTGGGGCGCCCCGCGATCGTGCGCCCGACCGACGCGCTGACGCCCCCGGACAAGCGGAAGCTGCCCGAGGAGCCGGTCCTGCGCGAGGACGGGCCGTCGAAGGGTCGCTACCATATGACCGTCGACGGGGTCGAAGCTGAGATGACCTATAGCCGCGCTGGCGACACACTCGTCATCATCGACCATACCGACGTGCCCGACGCATTGCGGGGCCGCAGAGTGGGTGAGCGCATGGTGCGTCAGGCGATCGAGGACGCACGGCGCGAGGGGTTCGCGATCATCCCGCTATGCCCGTTCGCGAAAGCAACGATCGACCGGCACCCCGAACTGCAGGACGTGCTGCGCCGTTAG
- the tolB gene encoding Tol-Pal system beta propeller repeat protein TolB — protein MRAQIIAVAMLPIGIVGSATAQEVPVAPPVISVPQDEEILSVDVTNVAAQDLTILIPPMPTAQIVSTPAGSTDALGRQISQVIADNLRNSGLFRPLGPTGVRAIPYGEVSAPDFPYWRGATAQALVQGFVRANGDGNLTVGCYLYDIALGTELTRQGFVVRPSEWRRAAHKCSDTIYTRLTGEGPYFDSRVVYISETGPKNRRIKRLAIMDQDGANHRFLTNGQSIVLTPRFSPDERRIAYMSYQNDKPSLYVYDLANGTQRLLVTNVSMAFAPRFSPDGRWILFTMSVAGNADVYRIPATGGTPQRLTTAPGIDTGGSYSPDGSKIVFESDRSGSQQLYVMNADGSNQQRISFGGGRYATPSWSPRGDLIAFTRMGGGFRIGVMSPSGGGEKLLTDAWGDEGPSWSPNGRVLMFYRGAQGREGKADVWSVDLTGTNARRIPTPLDGSDPAWGPLRP, from the coding sequence ATGAGAGCGCAAATCATCGCAGTCGCAATGTTGCCCATCGGCATCGTCGGATCGGCCACCGCGCAAGAAGTCCCGGTTGCACCACCGGTTATATCCGTGCCTCAGGACGAGGAAATTTTGAGCGTCGACGTCACCAACGTCGCCGCGCAGGACCTCACCATCCTCATCCCGCCGATGCCGACCGCCCAGATCGTCAGCACCCCGGCGGGCAGCACCGATGCGCTCGGACGCCAGATTTCCCAAGTGATCGCCGACAACCTCCGCAATTCCGGGCTGTTCAGGCCGCTCGGCCCGACCGGCGTGCGCGCCATCCCCTATGGCGAAGTCAGCGCACCGGACTTCCCCTATTGGCGCGGCGCCACGGCGCAGGCGCTGGTCCAGGGCTTCGTTCGCGCCAATGGCGACGGCAACCTGACCGTGGGCTGCTATCTCTACGATATCGCGCTCGGCACCGAACTGACGCGCCAGGGGTTTGTCGTCCGCCCGTCCGAATGGCGACGCGCGGCGCATAAATGCTCCGACACCATCTATACCCGGCTGACCGGCGAAGGCCCCTATTTCGACAGCCGCGTCGTCTATATCAGCGAGACCGGGCCCAAGAACCGCCGCATCAAGCGGCTCGCGATCATGGATCAGGACGGCGCCAACCACCGCTTCCTGACCAACGGCCAGTCGATCGTGCTGACCCCGCGCTTCTCGCCCGACGAGCGGCGCATCGCCTATATGAGCTACCAGAACGACAAGCCGTCGCTCTATGTCTATGACCTCGCCAACGGCACCCAACGGCTGCTGGTCACCAATGTCAGCATGGCGTTCGCGCCGCGCTTCTCGCCCGATGGCCGCTGGATCCTGTTCACCATGTCGGTGGCGGGCAATGCCGATGTATATCGCATCCCGGCGACCGGCGGCACGCCCCAGCGGCTGACCACCGCGCCCGGCATCGATACCGGCGGCAGCTATTCGCCCGACGGGTCGAAGATCGTCTTCGAAAGCGACCGGTCGGGCAGCCAGCAGCTGTACGTGATGAACGCCGACGGATCGAACCAGCAGCGGATCAGCTTTGGCGGCGGGCGCTATGCGACCCCGTCCTGGAGCCCGCGCGGCGACCTGATCGCCTTCACCCGCATGGGCGGCGGGTTCCGCATCGGTGTCATGAGCCCGTCAGGTGGCGGTGAGAAGCTGCTGACCGACGCATGGGGCGATGAGGGGCCGAGCTGGTCCCCCAATGGCCGCGTGCTGATGTTCTATCGCGGCGCGCAGGGGCGTGAAGGCAAGGCGGACGTGTGGTCGGTGGACCTGACCGGCACCAATGCGCGGCGCATTCCGACCCCGCTCGACGGCTCCGATCCCGCATGGGGACCGCTGCGCCCCTGA
- the tolR gene encoding protein TolR yields the protein MGAQLPSRRGKGRRAPMADINVTPLVDVMLVLLIIFMVTAPLLTAGVQVNLPESRARPLDQDQKPIQISIDEQGAVFLDNSPVTDAELPGLLDEIATARGEEAPQVFLRADTRLDYGKVMRVMGELNRAGLNKVSLVTTGEGKE from the coding sequence ATGGGCGCGCAGCTTCCATCCCGGCGCGGCAAGGGGCGGCGCGCGCCGATGGCGGACATCAACGTCACGCCGCTGGTCGACGTGATGCTGGTGCTGCTCATCATCTTCATGGTCACCGCGCCCCTGCTGACCGCCGGGGTCCAGGTGAACCTGCCCGAAAGCCGCGCGCGGCCGCTCGACCAGGATCAGAAGCCGATCCAGATCTCGATCGACGAACAGGGCGCGGTGTTTCTGGACAACAGCCCGGTGACCGATGCCGAACTGCCCGGCCTGCTCGACGAGATCGCCACCGCACGCGGTGAGGAGGCGCCGCAGGTCTTCCTGCGCGCCGACACCCGCCTCGATTACGGCAAGGTGATGCGCGTGATGGGTGAGCTCAACCGCGCCGGGCTGAACAAGGTGTCGCTGGTGACGACGGGGGAAGGCAAGGAGTGA
- a CDS encoding TonB C-terminal domain-containing protein, with translation MSLALDRREGAGIGVAVIGHVVLFGLLSVGFLATPNPLKLETTPIEVSLTDEVGLVSEAPVIEREAPAERLAEVPAPPEPDSPPPVPETQAEPVTRPDPTPPKAAPAPAPKPQPKAEAKKSNPAPAKAERKTERQAVKPTGRLSGIVDGLTDQPSKGKATRPQASQIGANVKASLQAEILRQVRPHWAPPSGADSEKLKTQVIVRLNERGEIVGSPTVKQSGFTPSNRAQAKLHAERAVRAVQLAAPFKLPTEFYEAWKTIGPVLYEGL, from the coding sequence ATGAGCCTGGCGCTCGACCGCAGAGAGGGGGCGGGGATCGGGGTGGCCGTGATCGGCCATGTCGTGCTGTTCGGCCTGCTTTCGGTCGGCTTTCTCGCCACCCCCAACCCGCTCAAGCTGGAAACCACCCCGATCGAGGTGTCGCTGACCGACGAGGTCGGCCTGGTCAGCGAGGCGCCGGTGATCGAACGCGAGGCGCCGGCCGAGCGGCTGGCCGAGGTCCCTGCCCCGCCCGAACCCGATTCGCCACCGCCGGTGCCAGAAACCCAGGCCGAGCCGGTCACGCGCCCCGATCCTACCCCGCCCAAAGCAGCCCCCGCCCCTGCCCCCAAGCCTCAGCCCAAGGCCGAGGCCAAGAAGTCCAACCCCGCCCCGGCCAAGGCGGAGCGCAAGACCGAGCGTCAGGCGGTGAAGCCCACCGGTCGCCTGTCAGGGATCGTCGACGGGCTCACCGACCAGCCAAGCAAGGGCAAGGCGACCCGGCCGCAGGCGAGCCAGATCGGCGCGAATGTGAAGGCATCGTTGCAGGCGGAAATTCTCCGTCAGGTGCGGCCACATTGGGCACCCCCGAGCGGAGCCGATTCTGAAAAATTGAAGACACAGGTTATCGTTCGCTTGAACGAGCGCGGTGAGATCGTCGGATCGCCGACAGTGAAGCAATCCGGATTCACACCAAGCAACCGGGCACAGGCGAAACTTCACGCCGAACGCGCAGTTCGTGCCGTTCAACTGGCAGCACCGTTCAAGCTGCCAACCGAATTCTACGAGGCTTGGAAAACGATCGGGCCGGTATTGTACGAGGGTCTTTAA
- a CDS encoding SPFH domain-containing protein, whose protein sequence is MSDFDSRALRSSAERPASTASGYAMLLVALAALIGIIASAPQIGEAAWAPFGLVASVVLLAFVAPGFYLLQPNQAAAILLFGDYKGTDRVTGLRWTWPWMIKKKISVRIHNITSERLKVNDLRGNPIEIASNVVWRVADTAQALFDVDDYREFVHIQIESAVRAIGSRYPYDDFTHEEMTLRGNADHVSEELRVELQERVLAAGVHIDECRLTHLAYAQEIAQAMLRRQQAEAVVAARKTLVEGAVGMVEMALEQLSDKNVVELDDERRAAMVSNLMVVLCSERDTQPVVNAGSLYQ, encoded by the coding sequence ATGTCCGACTTCGATTCCCGTGCACTACGCTCCAGCGCCGAGCGCCCCGCCAGCACCGCGAGCGGCTATGCGATGCTGCTCGTCGCGCTGGCCGCATTGATCGGCATTATCGCATCGGCGCCGCAGATCGGCGAAGCGGCATGGGCGCCGTTCGGGCTTGTCGCGAGTGTCGTGCTCCTCGCCTTCGTCGCGCCGGGCTTTTATCTGCTCCAGCCCAATCAGGCGGCGGCGATCCTGTTGTTCGGCGATTACAAGGGCACCGATCGCGTCACCGGGCTGCGCTGGACCTGGCCGTGGATGATCAAGAAGAAAATCTCGGTCCGCATCCACAACATCACCTCGGAGCGGCTGAAAGTGAACGACCTGCGCGGCAATCCGATCGAAATCGCGTCGAACGTGGTGTGGCGCGTCGCCGATACCGCGCAGGCGCTGTTCGACGTCGATGATTATCGCGAGTTCGTCCATATCCAGATCGAGAGCGCCGTCCGCGCGATCGGATCGCGCTATCCCTATGACGATTTCACCCATGAGGAGATGACGCTGCGCGGCAATGCCGATCATGTCAGCGAGGAGCTGCGCGTCGAATTGCAGGAGCGCGTGCTCGCCGCCGGCGTGCATATCGACGAGTGTCGCCTGACCCACCTCGCCTATGCACAGGAGATCGCCCAGGCGATGCTGCGGCGGCAACAGGCCGAGGCGGTGGTCGCCGCGCGCAAGACGTTGGTCGAGGGAGCGGTCGGCATGGTCGAGATGGCGCTGGAGCAGCTGAGCGACAAGAATGTCGTGGAGCTGGACGACGAACGCCGCGCGGCGATGGTGTCCAACCTGATGGTCGTGCTCTGCTCCGAGCGCGACACCCAACCGGTGGTGAACGCCGGATCGCTGTACCAGTAA
- the pal gene encoding peptidoglycan-associated lipoprotein Pal: MAKFKTALIIATMAVAVAGCQKKRPETLPPGPGGPVDPGPGPGPDTGAAQPGTAEHFRQNVISDTVNFDFDQYDIDARARQILDSQAQWLTQYSGTRITIEGHADERGTREYNLALGDRRANAAKNYLAARGVSPARITTISYGKERPLALGSDEASWAQNRRAVTIVIN; this comes from the coding sequence ATGGCGAAGTTCAAAACTGCCCTCATCATCGCGACGATGGCCGTCGCCGTCGCCGGTTGCCAGAAGAAGCGCCCGGAAACCCTGCCCCCCGGCCCGGGCGGGCCAGTCGATCCCGGCCCCGGACCCGGACCTGATACCGGCGCAGCCCAGCCCGGCACGGCAGAGCATTTCCGCCAGAACGTCATCAGCGACACGGTCAATTTCGACTTCGACCAATATGATATCGACGCGCGCGCGCGCCAGATCCTCGACAGCCAGGCGCAGTGGCTGACCCAATATTCGGGCACGCGGATCACGATCGAGGGCCATGCCGACGAACGCGGCACGCGCGAATACAACCTCGCGCTCGGCGATCGTCGTGCCAATGCCGCCAAGAACTATCTGGCCGCCCGCGGCGTCTCGCCCGCGCGCATCACCACGATCAGCTATGGCAAGGAACGCCCGCTCGCGCTGGGTTCGGACGAAGCCAGCTGGGCACAGAACCGCCGCGCGGTGACCATCGTCATCAACTGA
- a CDS encoding toxin-antitoxin system HicB family antitoxin has protein sequence MAAPPKKAFPLRVDPALYAAIERSAATDLRSVNAQVECLLREALARRGVKLTEPVRAKRGRPAKDPAPKED, from the coding sequence TTGGCTGCACCACCCAAGAAGGCATTTCCGCTACGCGTCGATCCGGCCCTCTACGCCGCGATCGAGCGGAGCGCGGCGACCGACCTGCGCAGCGTCAACGCTCAGGTCGAATGCCTGCTGCGCGAGGCGTTGGCCCGGCGCGGCGTCAAGCTGACGGAGCCTGTCCGCGCCAAGCGCGGGCGGCCCGCAAAAGATCCGGCGCCCAAGGAGGATTGA
- a CDS encoding isoaspartyl peptidase/L-asparaginase family protein gives MTRLIALIVSVTLALPALAQDKPKWTLVIHGGAGVIERSKMTSEREAAARKGLDAALEAGSKVLASGGSALDAVEAAVRLLEDDPNFNAGRGAVFTWEGTNELDASIMEGTERKAGAVAGVTRTRHPISLARMVMEDSPHVLLAGSGADRFSVEKGLEQVDPSWFATEERRQQLERFKARRTGALPDAMRFGTVGAVALDSKGRMAAATSTGGMTGKRWGRVGDAPIVGAGTYADDRACAVSATGDGEYFIRVGVAHEICTRMRVATPSNGVACPEETKEPDTVSSCTLRILLSPEQATGIADDVLSDVEDLGGSGGVIFIARGGAAGWSFNSAGMYRGAVSSDGKKVVAIYGDED, from the coding sequence ATGACTCGCCTGATCGCCCTGATCGTCTCCGTCACGCTGGCGCTGCCTGCGCTGGCGCAGGACAAGCCGAAATGGACGCTGGTGATCCATGGCGGCGCCGGGGTGATCGAGCGATCGAAGATGACATCCGAGCGCGAGGCGGCGGCGCGCAAAGGCCTCGACGCGGCGCTTGAGGCGGGGTCGAAGGTGCTGGCCAGCGGCGGCAGCGCGCTCGACGCGGTCGAGGCGGCGGTGCGGCTGCTGGAGGATGACCCCAATTTCAACGCCGGACGTGGCGCGGTGTTCACCTGGGAGGGGACGAACGAGCTCGACGCCTCGATCATGGAGGGAACGGAGCGCAAGGCGGGCGCGGTCGCCGGGGTCACGCGCACGCGGCATCCCATCAGCCTGGCGCGGATGGTGATGGAGGATAGCCCGCATGTCCTGCTCGCAGGGTCGGGCGCCGACCGGTTCAGCGTCGAGAAGGGGCTGGAGCAGGTCGACCCGAGCTGGTTCGCGACCGAGGAGCGCCGCCAGCAACTCGAGCGCTTCAAGGCACGGCGCACCGGCGCGCTGCCCGACGCCATGCGCTTCGGCACGGTCGGCGCGGTGGCGCTCGACAGCAAGGGGCGGATGGCGGCGGCGACCTCGACCGGCGGCATGACCGGCAAGCGCTGGGGCCGGGTGGGCGATGCGCCCATCGTCGGCGCGGGCACCTATGCCGACGATCGCGCCTGCGCGGTCTCGGCGACCGGCGACGGGGAGTATTTCATCCGCGTCGGCGTCGCGCACGAGATCTGCACCCGGATGCGCGTGGCGACCCCGAGCAACGGTGTGGCGTGCCCCGAGGAAACGAAGGAGCCGGACACCGTCTCCAGCTGCACCCTCCGGATTCTGCTCAGCCCGGAACAGGCGACCGGCATTGCCGACGACGTCCTTTCCGATGTCGAGGATCTGGGCGGCAGCGGCGGGGTGATCTTCATCGCGCGCGGCGGTGCGGCGGGCTGGAGCTTCAACAGCGCGGGCATGTATCGCGGTGCGGTGTCGTCCGACGGCAAGAAGGTCGTCGCGATCTATGGCGACGAGGATTAA
- a CDS encoding acyltransferase family protein, whose amino-acid sequence MKRHYGMDWLRIGAFALLILYHIGMVFVPWGYHVKTAAPADWVTVPMLFTNPWRLTLLFVVSGYASRALWRKSSGAGGFMANRSWRLIVPLLFGVAVIVPPQAWVELTTQWPYRFDYWTFWTRHYWYFGQFGPIVLPTWNHLWFVGYLWLYTLGLALVASLPGGAWAQRTFDRAFAGTRVLWLPAAYLLMTQVVVFQRWSDSHDVFNDGVAHLAYFPAFLFGFALAGSEPVMRWIARLWKPALAIGLAGYATTAAIDIAYTGRIPWLPSRIMLAARYIQAWMMIAALIGIAEVYLNRDHRWRQMLTEAVFPFYLIHQTIIVVAMYWLLKLSLPAAAEFAILVPVTALGCWLFYRYGREVPWLRPLIGLRYARRDRPDPVPPVTSPEAA is encoded by the coding sequence CGGCATGGACTGGCTGCGGATCGGGGCGTTCGCGCTGCTGATCCTCTACCATATCGGCATGGTCTTCGTGCCATGGGGCTATCATGTGAAGACCGCCGCGCCCGCCGACTGGGTGACGGTACCGATGCTGTTCACCAACCCGTGGCGGTTGACCCTCCTTTTCGTGGTGTCGGGCTATGCCAGCCGGGCGCTGTGGCGAAAATCGAGCGGCGCTGGCGGGTTCATGGCGAATCGCAGCTGGCGGCTGATCGTGCCGCTGCTGTTCGGGGTGGCGGTGATCGTGCCGCCGCAAGCGTGGGTCGAGCTGACTACCCAATGGCCCTACCGGTTCGATTACTGGACCTTCTGGACCCGGCATTACTGGTATTTCGGTCAGTTCGGGCCGATCGTTCTGCCGACCTGGAACCATTTGTGGTTCGTCGGCTATCTGTGGCTCTACACGCTGGGGCTGGCACTGGTCGCGAGCCTGCCGGGCGGCGCCTGGGCGCAGCGGACGTTCGACCGCGCGTTTGCGGGAACGCGCGTGCTGTGGCTGCCCGCCGCCTATCTGCTGATGACGCAGGTCGTGGTGTTTCAGCGGTGGAGCGACAGTCACGATGTCTTCAACGACGGCGTCGCGCATCTGGCTTATTTCCCCGCCTTCCTGTTCGGCTTTGCGCTGGCGGGGTCGGAGCCGGTGATGCGCTGGATCGCGCGGCTGTGGAAACCGGCGCTGGCGATCGGGCTGGCCGGCTATGCCACCACCGCCGCGATCGACATCGCCTATACCGGCAGGATTCCCTGGCTGCCCAGCCGTATCATGCTGGCGGCGCGTTACATTCAGGCATGGATGATGATCGCGGCGCTGATCGGCATCGCCGAGGTCTATCTCAACCGCGACCATCGCTGGCGGCAGATGCTGACCGAGGCGGTGTTCCCCTTCTATCTGATCCATCAGACGATCATCGTCGTGGCGATGTACTGGCTGTTGAAGCTGAGCCTGCCTGCAGCGGCGGAATTCGCGATCCTGGTGCCGGTGACCGCATTGGGATGCTGGCTCTTCTATCGCTATGGTCGCGAGGTGCCGTGGCTGCGCCCGTTGATCGGGCTGCGCTATGCCCGGCGCGACCGCCCCGACCCCGTACCGCCCGTTACAAGCCCGGAGGCCGCATGA
- a CDS encoding PF20097 family protein, which translates to MRSPSCPKCQSHMVEGFVADEGYGTKHVSKWIEGAPEKSFWTGLKIGKRRKLEIRTWRCRSCGFLENYAPA; encoded by the coding sequence ATGCGTTCCCCCAGCTGCCCCAAATGTCAGAGCCATATGGTCGAAGGGTTCGTCGCAGACGAAGGCTATGGCACCAAACATGTGAGCAAATGGATCGAAGGTGCGCCGGAAAAGAGCTTCTGGACCGGCCTGAAAATCGGCAAGCGCCGCAAGCTGGAGATCCGCACCTGGCGCTGCCGCAGCTGCGGCTTTCTTGAAAACTATGCGCCCGCCTGA